A single candidate division WOR-3 bacterium DNA region contains:
- a CDS encoding electron transport complex subunit E, producing MSRLNIFTRGLIKDNAVFVLMIGLCPALATSSTVRDGFGMGLAATFVVVCSNLIISMLRKNIPNEVRIPIFILIISTFVTMIDYMMQAFQPDLYRALGVFVPLIVVNCMILGRAEAFASKRSVIDSVLDGLGTGLGFTIALTIMGTLREVLGNGTFLGMTVFGEAFKNSPVIFMIMSPGAFLVIGILKALINKYVKKEL from the coding sequence GTGAGCAGGCTGAATATCTTCACGCGGGGTTTGATCAAAGACAATGCGGTCTTTGTTCTCATGATCGGTCTCTGTCCTGCACTGGCAACGTCGAGCACGGTGCGTGATGGATTCGGCATGGGTCTCGCCGCGACCTTCGTGGTCGTGTGTTCGAACCTTATAATTTCCATGCTGAGGAAAAATATTCCGAACGAGGTGAGGATCCCGATATTCATTCTAATCATTTCCACTTTTGTGACGATGATTGACTATATGATGCAGGCGTTTCAGCCTGACCTGTACCGCGCCCTCGGCGTCTTCGTTCCTCTCATCGTTGTGAACTGCATGATACTGGGAAGGGCAGAGGCATTTGCATCAAAGAGATCGGTCATTGATTCGGTACTCGACGGTCTGGGGACAGGATTGGGATTCACCATTGCTCTGACCATAATGGGAACCCTCCGTGAGGTTCTGGGTAATGGTACTTTTCTGGGCATGACCGTATTCGGCGAAGCATTCAAGAATTCACCGGTTATCTTTATGATCATGTCGCCCGGAGCGTTTCTTGTGATCGGTATACTCAAAGCTTTGATAAACAAATACGTGAAGAAGGAGTTGTGA
- a CDS encoding RnfABCDGE type electron transport complex subunit D — protein sequence MEKVEDLKRLFVVSASPHIRSKHKTSMAMRIVTIALLPVLAYSTYLYGLRVLFITLISIIAAVCAEALLQRMLGKKITVADGSAVLTGLLLAYNLPPGVPWWLPAVGSAFAIIFAKQLFGGLGYNFINPALAGRAFLMASWPSLMTKEWLSPIGGTLSGIDGISAATPLSLLKNPANYGDPQVIIRQLNDFETIRNLFSGNIGGCIGETSVFFLLLGGLVLVFLKIVDYRIVLGYLGSFALLAWLLPTQGSVLFHLFSGGLILGAFFMATDWVTSPITKKGRWIFGIGCGIITIIIRIWGGYPEGVSYSILLMNVFTPLIDRLTKERIFGEQKKKGVKK from the coding sequence ATGGAGAAAGTCGAAGACTTAAAGAGATTATTCGTTGTTTCAGCTTCGCCTCACATCAGGTCGAAGCACAAAACCAGTATGGCAATGCGCATCGTGACGATTGCACTGTTGCCTGTACTGGCATACTCGACATATCTTTACGGTCTGCGCGTACTCTTCATAACTCTCATCAGCATCATCGCCGCAGTATGTGCTGAGGCCCTGCTCCAAAGAATGCTGGGAAAGAAGATCACGGTTGCCGACGGCAGTGCTGTCCTTACCGGCCTTCTCCTTGCCTATAACCTGCCGCCAGGTGTCCCATGGTGGCTGCCAGCGGTCGGCAGCGCTTTTGCCATAATCTTTGCCAAGCAACTGTTTGGAGGTTTGGGTTACAATTTCATCAATCCAGCTCTTGCCGGCCGTGCCTTCCTGATGGCATCATGGCCTTCATTGATGACCAAGGAATGGTTGTCCCCGATCGGTGGCACGCTGTCTGGCATCGATGGTATCAGCGCGGCGACGCCCCTCAGTCTCTTAAAAAACCCCGCCAATTACGGTGATCCTCAGGTCATCATCAGACAGCTCAACGATTTCGAGACAATACGCAATCTTTTTTCCGGCAATATCGGCGGATGTATTGGCGAGACCTCGGTTTTCTTCCTGCTCCTGGGCGGTTTGGTCCTTGTCTTCCTGAAAATAGTAGATTACCGTATTGTGCTCGGATATCTCGGCAGTTTCGCGCTGCTCGCCTGGTTGCTGCCGACGCAAGGGAGTGTTCTTTTCCATCTCTTCAGTGGCGGGCTCATTCTTGGAGCTTTTTTCATGGCAACCGACTGGGTGACCTCACCGATCACTAAGAAAGGCAGATGGATATTTGGGATCGGCTGTGGTATCATAACCATTATCATAAGAATCTGGGGCGGTTACCCGGAAGGGGTTTCTTATTCGATCCTGCTCATGAATGTTTTCACGCCCTTGATCGACCGATTGACGAAAGAACGTATCTTTGGCGAGCAGAAGAAAAAGGGAGTAAAGAAATGA
- the glnA gene encoding type I glutamate--ammonia ligase, which yields MIETIFKRVEKEKVRFIDLWFSDVLGSVKNETIPIQHLKKTLKEGIWFDGSSVEGFGRIFESDMYLKPDPATFAIIPRDEERTARFICDVYAPDHKPAPVDPRSILKTNLDVLHKKGMEFYVGAELEFYLFKRDGDKVMALPHDRVGYFDLGGDLGLKIRKTMCDRLQEFGIQLEAGHHEVGKGQHEIDLLYTDALTLADNIITARIVIKQVAEEYGLFATFMPKPLFGAPGNGMHIHQSIFKNAKNLFADAKDDYGLSALAYGYLAGVLKYMKEISALTSPLVNSYKRLVSGFEAPVYICWGRMNRSALVRVPKISPKKYTSTRIELRSCDPSANPYLLFAVVLRAGLEGISSKLKPPAPVEENVYALETNVLKDKGIDLLPRSLYQALEYYRQSDLAKSALGDTLFQRYYDIKLREWDEYSIQVSKWEVDKYLELY from the coding sequence GTGATCGAAACCATATTCAAGAGGGTCGAAAAAGAGAAAGTCAGGTTCATTGATCTCTGGTTTTCAGACGTACTCGGTTCGGTCAAGAACGAAACGATACCCATACAGCATTTGAAGAAGACACTGAAAGAAGGCATTTGGTTTGACGGTTCTTCGGTCGAGGGTTTTGGCCGCATCTTCGAGAGTGACATGTATCTGAAACCGGATCCCGCGACCTTCGCCATCATCCCAAGGGACGAGGAGAGGACTGCGCGGTTCATCTGCGATGTTTATGCACCTGACCACAAGCCGGCTCCGGTAGATCCTCGCTCCATCCTGAAGACGAATCTGGACGTGCTGCATAAAAAGGGTATGGAGTTCTATGTTGGCGCCGAATTGGAATTTTACCTGTTCAAACGCGACGGCGATAAGGTAATGGCATTACCCCATGACCGCGTAGGTTATTTTGACCTTGGCGGTGACCTCGGTCTGAAGATAAGAAAGACCATGTGCGACCGGCTACAGGAATTCGGCATTCAACTCGAGGCCGGACATCATGAAGTCGGCAAAGGACAACATGAAATCGACCTTTTGTACACAGACGCCCTGACTCTTGCCGACAACATAATTACGGCGCGCATAGTCATCAAACAGGTTGCGGAAGAATACGGCCTGTTCGCGACTTTCATGCCTAAACCTTTATTCGGAGCGCCGGGCAACGGCATGCACATCCATCAAAGCATATTCAAGAATGCAAAGAACCTGTTCGCCGATGCCAAAGATGATTACGGACTCTCCGCATTAGCCTATGGTTATCTCGCAGGTGTGCTTAAATACATGAAAGAAATAAGTGCACTCACTTCGCCACTGGTTAATTCCTACAAACGACTGGTTTCAGGATTCGAAGCTCCGGTATATATATGTTGGGGCCGCATGAATCGTTCTGCACTGGTCCGTGTCCCCAAAATTAGCCCGAAAAAATATACAAGCACGCGCATAGAACTCCGTTCCTGCGATCCTTCGGCAAATCCATATCTGCTATTCGCCGTTGTGCTCAGAGCCGGTCTTGAGGGGATCAGCAGTAAGCTGAAACCTCCAGCACCAGTGGAAGAGAACGTGTACGCGCTCGAAACCAATGTCTTGAAGGATAAAGGAATAGACCTTTTGCCCCGTTCACTTTATCAGGCGCTCGAATACTACAGGCAGAGCGATCTCGCCAAGAGTGCACTCGGCGATACATTATTCCAGAGATACTACGACATCAAACTGAGAGAATGGGATGAGTATTCGATCCAGGTATCGAAATGGGAAGTGGATAAATATCTTGAGCTATACTAG
- a CDS encoding winged helix-turn-helix domain-containing protein: MRRKMPETHYRASRFCRVLGNPTAYEILTILSKSEKTPTELSKDIGLSLKTISETLRNLRQINLVRYTTEQNRKIYFLKDRSLIHALQYIEQYVEKMRVKKW, from the coding sequence ATGCGAAGAAAAATGCCGGAAACCCATTACCGTGCTTCTCGATTTTGCCGCGTATTGGGTAATCCTACGGCATACGAAATTCTGACGATACTCTCAAAGTCGGAGAAGACGCCTACCGAACTCTCGAAGGACATCGGGCTTTCCCTGAAGACGATATCGGAGACGCTGCGAAATCTCAGACAGATCAATCTGGTGAGGTACACGACCGAACAAAATCGTAAGATCTATTTTCTTAAAGACAGATCATTGATCCATGCTCTACAGTACATAGAGCAATACGTTGAGAAAATGAGGGTGAAAAAATGGTAG
- a CDS encoding RnfABCDGE type electron transport complex subunit A → MKSPALIFLGAFLVNNIVLMRFLGLCPFFGVSSTVETATGMGMAVIFVMTLAAWITWIVFNAVLLPLNLVFLRTAVFILTIASLVQLVEMFLKKSYRALYNALGIYLPLITTNCAILGVTFLNIDNKFSFIDGTVFAIGTGVGFTLVIITFAAIRERLDMAPINPSLKGYPISFIAASLMALAFLGFSGLFGLT, encoded by the coding sequence ATGAAAAGCCCGGCACTCATATTCCTCGGCGCGTTCCTGGTGAACAACATCGTATTGATGCGTTTTCTGGGTTTGTGTCCTTTCTTTGGGGTCTCGAGCACCGTGGAGACCGCAACTGGTATGGGCATGGCGGTGATATTCGTCATGACACTTGCCGCTTGGATCACCTGGATCGTTTTCAACGCGGTGCTCTTGCCGTTGAATCTTGTATTTCTGCGCACTGCAGTATTCATTCTGACTATCGCATCACTCGTCCAGCTGGTTGAAATGTTTCTCAAGAAATCATACCGGGCATTATACAATGCCCTTGGTATCTATCTTCCGTTGATCACCACAAACTGCGCGATACTCGGCGTTACTTTTCTTAATATCGATAACAAATTCAGTTTCATTGATGGTACGGTCTTCGCGATCGGGACCGGGGTCGGTTTCACGCTGGTCATCATCACCTTTGCCGCCATCCGTGAACGGTTGGACATGGCACCGATCAACCCATCACTCAAGGGCTATCCGATTTCATTCATCGCCGCCAGTCTCATGGCCCTTGCCTTTCTCGGCTTCAGCGGCCTCTTCGGCCTGACATAA
- a CDS encoding nitroreductase family protein: MDVFEAIKWRRSVRRFSAQKIERDKVLQILEAARLAPSSSNRQAWHFVVVDDPSVIKQIPGTVPVGTQRIIAFMNDAPLVIVGCYSKAFTHYVAQLAGHENHLVDVSIAMTHMTLAATELGIGSCWVGWYGESKLRNLLKIPRKYRVVVLLVLGYPAEPSTKESIAGIPARSRKPLNEIVSHNKFGENY, translated from the coding sequence ATGGATGTGTTTGAGGCGATAAAGTGGCGCAGGAGCGTGCGCAGGTTTTCAGCGCAGAAGATAGAGCGTGACAAGGTTTTGCAGATATTGGAAGCGGCTCGGCTCGCGCCATCATCCAGTAACCGTCAGGCATGGCATTTCGTTGTCGTAGATGACCCCTCGGTTATCAAGCAGATACCCGGCACCGTACCCGTAGGTACCCAGCGCATAATTGCTTTTATGAATGATGCTCCGCTGGTCATCGTTGGTTGCTACAGCAAAGCCTTTACCCATTATGTTGCGCAGTTAGCCGGGCATGAGAATCATCTCGTCGATGTGTCGATCGCCATGACCCACATGACTCTTGCCGCAACCGAATTGGGGATTGGCTCTTGTTGGGTCGGTTGGTATGGTGAATCAAAGCTGCGCAATCTGTTGAAAATACCACGAAAATACAGAGTGGTGGTTCTGCTGGTTTTGGGGTACCCTGCTGAGCCGTCAACAAAGGAGTCGATCGCCGGTATACCAGCCAGGTCACGTAAACCTTTAAATGAGATCGTATCCCATAACAAATTCGGCGAAAACTACTAG
- a CDS encoding RnfABCDGE type electron transport complex subunit G: protein MTSIRQMIITLFVVAVTCAIILSFVYAFTEPRIAETQAQLTLSGLEEVITAYEYKVIIPDTLWQAVDSSGENIGVVFRVFPQGYAGPIPITVGLDNDGKITGIRVASAAEGLVETPGLGAKITQPGFTEQFKGKTATDVALEQEGGSIDAITAATISSRAVATGVKKGIEMYGACLMPSCDPGIVFSDADKFVEVIKDTLWKAVRGSDTLGVVFVRVVQGYLDDIKFMVGYSAEKRITGISILYSQETEGLGEVIREEEFLEKFKIGIPEAISGATVSTKALINGVVKGIERFEEYIE from the coding sequence ATGACCAGCATTCGGCAGATGATAATTACTTTATTTGTTGTCGCGGTGACTTGCGCGATTATCCTGTCATTCGTCTATGCGTTCACCGAACCGCGGATTGCCGAGACTCAGGCTCAGCTAACCCTGAGCGGTCTTGAAGAAGTTATCACAGCTTATGAATACAAGGTAATCATACCGGATACACTATGGCAGGCGGTCGATTCTTCTGGAGAAAATATCGGTGTAGTATTTCGCGTGTTTCCTCAGGGATATGCGGGTCCGATCCCGATAACCGTGGGTCTTGATAATGATGGCAAAATAACCGGGATCAGAGTTGCCAGTGCCGCCGAGGGGCTTGTTGAAACGCCCGGTCTTGGAGCGAAGATCACGCAGCCCGGGTTCACCGAACAGTTCAAGGGTAAAACCGCAACCGATGTTGCTCTTGAACAGGAGGGTGGTTCGATCGACGCAATAACGGCGGCAACTATCTCATCACGAGCGGTAGCGACAGGAGTCAAGAAAGGGATCGAGATGTACGGTGCTTGCTTGATGCCTTCGTGCGATCCAGGGATTGTCTTCTCTGATGCTGATAAATTTGTCGAGGTAATAAAAGATACGCTCTGGAAAGCGGTGCGTGGCTCGGATACACTGGGCGTAGTATTCGTTCGTGTAGTACAGGGCTATCTCGATGACATAAAATTCATGGTGGGATACAGCGCGGAGAAGCGTATCACCGGAATTTCTATTCTGTATTCGCAGGAAACCGAAGGTCTTGGTGAAGTTATACGGGAAGAGGAATTCCTCGAGAAATTCAAAATCGGCATCCCCGAAGCGATCAGTGGCGCGACCGTTTCTACGAAGGCACTGATCAACGGTGTAGTCAAGGGGATCGAACGGTTTGAGGAATACATAGAGTGA